A single Longimicrobiaceae bacterium DNA region contains:
- a CDS encoding PAS domain S-box protein: protein MEAPVLPHEQERLAALRGYGVLDTPPEPEFDSLTRLASQICGTPMALLTLVDGERQWFKSRVGIDIAETPRELSFCAHAIERPGLFVVTDTLEDERFSTNPLVLSIPYVRFYAGAPLVTPEGHGLGTLCVVDRVPRNLSSEQLEALRTLARQAMGQLELRRQLRRLQEMVALQDRAEAARAAYAARTARQNAALVQLARLDEADLDGLLREVTRSGSHTLDVERVGVWLFRDGGEVMECAALYRRAEDDHESGVRIPSGAYPAYFAALAESRALAAEDARTDPRTRELAATYLEPLGIGAMLDVPVWRDGTLAGVVCHEHVGPPRAWADDERRFAADLADVVTIALQAHDRRRAEEDLLRARVRAAAVMRAALDCVVVMGADGRVLDFNPAAEATFGYTAAEAMGRDARDLIVPERLRDAAGRYLAEAGGQVLGRRLETTGMRKDGTELPLEMTLTRVPLDGPPIFTAHLRDITERVEGAAALDRSVSLLRATLESTADGLLAVDHAGAVLASNAKFAEMWGLSPNTVKAGDGAALAGACEKVVDAEAFMARICELYGCPEAESFDEIRLRDGRVLERYSQPQRVNGETVGRVWSFRDVTERRHAEADARSTAERMRAVASAAAAVVGAASRAELRQVLEEACRRVLSFDAFFIFGYDAGAHTFTGFGGHDAGVYSPPDVSSAAAGTPGERVVRERRSLLTLSSADPAGKGAEPAGTGRRAESAIRTPIVAGDEVLGIVSVQSYTPGLYGPRDVEVVEALASLAATALRNLRLTEERSAAQDALRRSESRFRALFEQFPFSIQIFSPQGRTLEVNRAWERMFGMGVDDVRGFNPLDDPQLREIAPLVRRGFEGRGGDLPPTLFDAGLAVRTRARPASNGSAGSPASTAEPRPSRSDDTTASAEAIGASESADAALSPESTEVAAESTEVTASPDSTEPIASTESPGSAESASSVGWAASTEAAASSESVASTEWTRTEDAGASAESAGVGDAGASMEATPSAESIGEAGCVDVVASTDAGPTAERAVMAAVVSEIAETSGEEAAASARSPAVDGETEDADAPAERADGRRAAERRAVGPRWIKASICPVKDEAGAIAEVILVHQDVTVERDAERALREARDELERRVEERTAELAETNMAMEEEIAERARAEEELVQKSAELEAVFHALPDLYIRMEPDGTIRDCQAGNDAARYATPAEYVGRRITEVLPPGPAAQMADALRRTVECGSLVQAEYALPADDGAREFEARLLPLEAGGQVVAVVREITERKGWERELKRREEHFRTLIENGTDLIAIIDRAGVTRYLSPSATRLLGWDTAERVGRSSVEMVHPDDREKVASLRDYALAHPGESFEVEYRYRHGDGSWRVFEAAARTLLPESGDEGLVVNAR from the coding sequence ATGGAAGCACCCGTTCTTCCGCACGAGCAGGAACGCCTGGCCGCGCTTCGCGGCTACGGCGTGCTGGACACCCCTCCCGAGCCCGAATTCGACTCGCTGACGCGGCTCGCCTCGCAGATCTGCGGGACGCCCATGGCGCTGCTCACGCTGGTGGACGGCGAGCGGCAGTGGTTCAAGAGCCGCGTGGGCATCGACATCGCCGAGACGCCGCGGGAGCTTTCGTTCTGCGCGCACGCCATCGAGCGGCCGGGGCTCTTCGTGGTGACCGACACGCTGGAGGACGAGCGCTTCTCGACCAACCCGCTCGTCCTCTCCATTCCATACGTCCGCTTCTACGCCGGCGCGCCGCTTGTCACGCCCGAGGGGCACGGGCTGGGCACGCTGTGCGTGGTGGATCGTGTTCCCCGGAACCTCTCCTCCGAGCAGCTGGAGGCGCTGCGCACGCTGGCACGCCAGGCGATGGGCCAGCTTGAGCTCCGGCGGCAGCTGCGACGCTTGCAGGAGATGGTGGCGCTGCAGGACCGCGCCGAGGCCGCCCGCGCCGCGTACGCCGCCCGCACGGCGCGCCAGAACGCCGCGCTGGTGCAGCTGGCGCGGCTGGACGAGGCGGACCTGGACGGCCTGCTGCGCGAGGTGACGCGCTCCGGCTCGCACACGCTGGACGTGGAGCGGGTGGGCGTCTGGCTCTTCCGCGACGGTGGCGAGGTGATGGAGTGCGCCGCGCTGTACCGGCGGGCGGAGGACGACCACGAGAGCGGCGTCCGCATCCCCTCGGGCGCCTATCCGGCGTACTTCGCGGCGCTGGCGGAGAGCCGCGCACTCGCGGCCGAGGACGCGCGCACCGACCCGCGCACGCGCGAGCTCGCGGCGACGTACCTGGAGCCGCTGGGGATCGGGGCGATGCTGGACGTGCCGGTGTGGCGCGACGGCACGCTGGCGGGCGTGGTGTGCCACGAGCACGTGGGCCCGCCGCGCGCTTGGGCGGACGACGAGCGACGCTTCGCGGCGGACCTGGCGGACGTGGTCACCATCGCCCTCCAGGCGCACGACCGGCGGCGGGCGGAAGAGGACCTGCTGCGCGCCCGGGTGCGCGCTGCGGCGGTGATGCGGGCGGCGCTGGACTGCGTGGTGGTGATGGGGGCGGACGGGCGCGTGCTGGACTTCAACCCCGCCGCGGAGGCCACGTTCGGCTACACCGCGGCGGAGGCGATGGGCCGCGACGCGCGCGACCTGATCGTGCCCGAACGGCTGCGCGACGCGGCGGGGAGATACCTGGCCGAGGCGGGCGGGCAGGTGCTGGGCCGGCGGCTGGAGACCACGGGGATGCGTAAGGACGGCACCGAGCTGCCGCTGGAGATGACGCTCACCCGCGTGCCGCTGGACGGCCCTCCCATCTTCACCGCGCACCTGCGCGACATCACCGAGCGGGTGGAAGGCGCGGCGGCGCTGGACCGCTCCGTCTCGCTGCTGCGCGCCACGCTGGAGTCCACGGCCGACGGGCTGCTGGCGGTGGACCACGCGGGGGCCGTGCTGGCCTCGAACGCCAAGTTCGCGGAGATGTGGGGCCTCTCGCCCAACACGGTGAAGGCGGGCGACGGCGCGGCGCTGGCGGGTGCGTGCGAGAAGGTGGTGGACGCGGAGGCGTTCATGGCGCGCATCTGCGAGCTGTACGGATGCCCGGAGGCCGAGTCGTTCGACGAGATCCGGCTGCGCGACGGGCGCGTGCTGGAGCGCTACTCGCAGCCGCAGCGCGTGAACGGCGAGACGGTGGGGCGCGTGTGGAGCTTCCGCGACGTGACCGAGCGGCGGCACGCGGAGGCCGACGCGCGCAGCACGGCGGAGCGGATGCGCGCCGTGGCCTCGGCCGCCGCGGCGGTGGTGGGTGCGGCGTCGCGGGCGGAGCTGCGGCAGGTGCTGGAGGAGGCGTGCCGGCGCGTGCTGTCGTTCGACGCGTTCTTCATCTTCGGGTACGACGCGGGGGCGCACACCTTCACCGGCTTCGGCGGGCACGACGCGGGGGTGTACTCGCCGCCGGACGTGTCTTCGGCCGCGGCGGGGACGCCGGGGGAGCGCGTGGTGCGCGAGCGGCGGTCGCTGCTCACGCTCAGCTCGGCGGACCCCGCCGGGAAGGGCGCGGAGCCCGCGGGCACCGGCCGCCGCGCCGAGTCCGCCATCCGCACGCCCATCGTGGCGGGCGACGAGGTGCTGGGCATCGTCTCGGTGCAGAGCTACACGCCGGGGCTGTACGGGCCGCGCGACGTGGAGGTAGTGGAGGCGCTGGCCTCGCTGGCGGCCACGGCGCTGCGGAACCTGCGGCTCACCGAGGAGCGTTCCGCCGCGCAGGACGCGCTTCGCCGCTCGGAGTCGCGCTTCCGGGCGCTGTTCGAGCAGTTCCCGTTCAGCATCCAGATCTTCTCGCCGCAGGGGCGCACGCTGGAGGTGAACCGCGCGTGGGAGCGGATGTTCGGGATGGGCGTGGACGACGTGCGCGGCTTCAACCCGCTGGACGACCCGCAGCTGCGCGAGATCGCCCCGCTCGTGCGCCGCGGCTTCGAGGGGCGCGGCGGCGACCTGCCGCCCACCCTTTTCGACGCCGGCCTGGCCGTCCGCACCCGGGCCCGGCCCGCATCCAACGGTTCCGCCGGCTCTCCCGCATCCACCGCGGAGCCAAGGCCGAGCCGATCCGACGACACTACCGCATCAGCGGAGGCGATCGGGGCGAGCGAATCTGCGGATGCGGCGCTCTCGCCTGAATCGACCGAGGTCGCTGCTGAATCCACCGAAGTCACTGCATCTCCCGACTCTACGGAACCGATCGCATCGACCGAGAGCCCTGGATCCGCGGAATCTGCCTCATCCGTCGGATGGGCTGCATCTACCGAAGCGGCTGCATCTTCTGAATCTGTCGCATCTACGGAATGGACGCGGACGGAAGATGCGGGCGCATCCGCGGAATCCGCGGGGGTGGGAGATGCGGGCGCGTCGATGGAAGCCACCCCATCTGCCGAGTCGATTGGGGAGGCGGGATGCGTGGACGTGGTCGCATCTACCGACGCGGGGCCGACGGCGGAACGCGCGGTGATGGCGGCGGTCGTGTCGGAGATCGCCGAGACGAGCGGGGAGGAGGCTGCGGCATCGGCCCGTTCACCCGCCGTGGACGGGGAGACGGAAGATGCGGACGCGCCGGCGGAACGGGCGGACGGGCGGCGGGCGGCGGAGCGAAGGGCGGTGGGGCCGCGCTGGATCAAGGCGTCGATCTGCCCCGTGAAGGACGAGGCGGGCGCCATCGCCGAGGTGATCCTGGTGCACCAGGACGTGACGGTGGAGCGCGACGCGGAGCGTGCCCTGCGCGAGGCGCGCGACGAGCTGGAGCGCCGCGTGGAGGAGCGCACGGCCGAGCTGGCCGAGACCAACATGGCGATGGAGGAGGAGATCGCAGAGCGCGCCCGCGCCGAGGAAGAGCTGGTGCAGAAGAGCGCGGAGCTGGAGGCGGTGTTCCACGCGCTGCCGGACCTGTACATCCGCATGGAGCCCGACGGCACCATCCGCGACTGCCAGGCGGGCAACGACGCGGCCCGCTACGCGACGCCGGCCGAGTACGTGGGCCGCCGCATCACCGAGGTGCTGCCCCCCGGCCCCGCCGCGCAGATGGCCGACGCGCTGCGCCGCACCGTGGAGTGCGGCAGCCTGGTGCAGGCGGAGTACGCGCTGCCCGCCGACGACGGCGCGCGCGAGTTCGAGGCGCGCCTGCTGCCGCTGGAGGCGGGCGGCCAGGTCGTCGCCGTGGTCCGCGAGATCACCGAGCGCAAGGGCTGGGAGCGCGAGCTGAAGCGGCGCGAGGAGCACTTCCGCACGCTCATCGAGAACGGGACCGACCTGATCGCCATCATCGACCGCGCCGGCGTCACGCGCTACCTGAGCCCGTCCGCCACGCGCCTGCTGGGCTGGGACACGGCCGAGCGCGTGGGCCGCAGCTCGGTGGAGATGGTGCACCCGGACGACCGGGAGAAGGTGGCTTCCCTCCGCGACTACGCCCTGGCGCACCCCGGCGAGAGCTTCGAGGTGGAGTACCGCTACCGGCACGGCGACGGCAGCTGGCGCGTGTTCGAGGCGGCGGCGCGCACGCTGCTGCCTGAATCGGGAGATGAAGGGCTGGTGGTGAACGCACGC